In Erigeron canadensis isolate Cc75 chromosome 1, C_canadensis_v1, whole genome shotgun sequence, a single window of DNA contains:
- the LOC122578674 gene encoding binding partner of ACD11 1-like, which translates to MSSVKTVKVGNLSLKASQRDVREFFSFSGDIIYVEVQSNDESSQNAFVTFTDSQGADTAVLLSGATIVDTAVTVTLAPEYQLPPEATAALSPRAMNTPENESALRKAEDVVSSMFAKGFVLGKDAVSKAKSFDEKHGLTSTASAKVASFDKKIGFTEKVSTGTSIVNEKVKEVDQKLQVSEKAKSAFAAAEQTVSNAGSAIMKNRYVFTSASWVTGAFNKVVKTASEVGQQTKEKVGKADDGDKQKVVDDFAQVHLSESPKASAPIEPQEQQQQPPSKPEPVQGLIL; encoded by the exons ATGTCGTCG GTAAAAACTGTTAAAGTTGGTAATCTGTCCTTAAAGGCTTCTCAGCGGGATGTAAGGgagttcttttccttttctggTGACATCATATATGTTGAGGTGCAAAG TAATGACGAATCTTCCCAAAATGCATTTGTCACTTTCACAGATTCACAAGGAGCAGACACAGCTGTTCTTCTTTCT GGAGCAACAATAGTTGATACAGCCGTCACTGTAACTCTGGCACCAGAGTATCAGCTTCCACCAGAAGCTACAGCTGCCCTTTCA CCACGAGCCATGAACACTCCAGAAAATGAATCTGCTCTTCGCAAGGCTGAGGATGTGGTGAGCAGCATGTTTGCAAAGGGTTTTGTCTTGGGTAAAGATGCTGTTAGTAAAGCCAAATCCTTTGATGAGAAACATGGGCTAACTTCCACAGCATCTGCTAAAGTTGCTTCTTTTGACAAGAAAATAGGATTCACTGAGAAGGTCAGCACAGGTACCTCCATAGTCAATGAAAAAGTCAAAGAAGTTGACCAGAAACTTCAAGTTTCTGAGAAAGCCAAATCAGCATTTGCAGCTGCAGAACAAACCGTAAGTAATGCTGGATCTGCCATTATGAAGAACAGGTATGTTTTTACTAGCGCTTCATGGGTAACGGGTGCTTTCAATAAAGTAGTCAAAACTGCCTCGGAAGTTGGTCAACAAACAAAGGAGAAAGTGGGCAAGGCTGATGATGGAGACAAACAGAAGGTGGTGGATGATTTTGCTCAAGTTCATTTATCCGAGTCTCCAAAAGCCTCAGCTCCAATTGAGCCACaggagcagcagcagcaacCACCTTCTAAGCCTGAACCAGTGCAAGGTTTAATCCTCTAA
- the LOC122584797 gene encoding uncharacterized protein LOC122584797 gives MVLWEIALGTAYFLGLKRTYKLSLQIQRRLISPKYPHIRQFFHRRTRAVFDATLKVHREIQKRDLELGRNLGNWILRWLDKAKPAAQIRPGGPTQYASSSNTVSIPRKRLTEAWRQKTTNAGFRYLESRRRLVNSSRNLWLTTYPTVAKLLRRREPVMSNNIQFRQLVSSNNKGKLGFGFNGVIRNDILQWLSHG, from the exons ATGGTGCTATGGGAAATCGCATTGGGCACAGCttattttttagggttaaaaagAACATACAAGCTTTCTCTTCAAATTCAACGTCGTCTTATCAGCCCTAAATATCCCCACATCCGTCAATTCTTTCATCG GAGAACCCGGGCTGTATTTGATGCAACACTTAAGGTTCATCGTGAGATACAAAAAAGAGATCTTGAACTTGGTCGAAATTTAGGAAACTGGATTCTTAGGTGGCTTGACAAGGCAAAACCAGCAGCTCAGATTCGACCAGGGGGTCCTACACAATATGCTAGCAGTAGTAACACCGTTAGTATACCAAGGAAGCGGTTGACTGAGGCCTGGCGTCAGAAAACTACTAATGCTGGTTTCCGGTACCTGGAATCTAGAAGGCGTTTAGTCAACTCGTCAAGGAACCTTTGGCTTACTACATATCCAACTGTTGCAAAGCTTTTGAGACGTCGAGAGCCTGTGATGAGTAATAATATACAATTCAGGCAATTGGTGTCCAGCAACAACAAAGGTAAACTGGGATTTGGGTTTAATGGAGTGATTCGCAATGATATCCTGCAATGGTTGAGTCATGGGTAA
- the LOC122585012 gene encoding AP2-like ethylene-responsive transcription factor At1g16060 isoform X1: MQLLDEAVYLGAYDEEESAARAYDLAAIKYWGTSTFTNFPVTEYEKELEIMENTTKEEYLATLRRRSSGFSRGVSKYRGVARHHHNGRWEARIGRVFGNKYLYLGTYSTQEEAAHAYDIAAIEYRGINAVTNFDLSTYIRWLRTGSNSVGSSGASQSQDQPPPPETISHQVNPLIEEPQFHFGPGSLPLGIPSENQERIDTKMLPDANKESSPSPSALSLLLRSSMFKELVEKNLNAGHEEEHDTKETMKTEGNEFRGMFFNGLDPSKVGMELDEEDDDKDELSLFRNPNQSLWNGSLNINTPSSRH; encoded by the exons ATGCAACTATTGGATGAGGCAGTTTATCTTG GGGCATATGACGAAGAAGAATCTGCAGCAAGAGCATACGATTTGGCTGCAATCAAGTATTGGGGAACATCGACTTTCACCAATTTCCCG GTGACAGAATATGAAAAGGAATTGGAGATAATGGAAAATACTACCAAGGAGGAGTATTTGGCCACCTTAAGAAG GAGAAGCAGTGGCTTTTCAAGAGGTGTGTCAAAATACAGAGGGGTTGCAAG GCACCATCATAATGGTAGATGGGAAGCAAGGATAGGAAGGGTTTTTGGCAACAAGTATCTCTACCTAGGCACTTACA GTACTCAAGAGGAAGCTGCCCATGCTTATGATATTGCAGCCATAGAATACAGAGGAATAAATGCAGTAACAAATTTTGACTTAAGCACATATATAAGATGGCTGAGAACAGGTTCCAATTCGGTTGGCAGCAGCGGCGCCTCTCAATCCCAAGATCAACCTCCGCCTCCAGAAACTATCAGCCACCAAGTTAACCCACTCATAGAGGAGCCTCAGTTTCATTTTGGGCCCGGTTCATTACCATTGGGGATACCTTCTGAGAACCAAGAACGCATTGATACAAAGATGCTGCCTGATGCCAATAAGGAATCATCACCTTCTCCTTCTGCTTTAAGCCTTCTCCTTAGATCATCTATGTTTAAGGAACTCGTGGAAAAGAATTTGAATGCAGGACATGAAGAAGAACATGATACCAAGGAGACAATGAAAACAGAAGGGAATGAATTTCGAGGGATGTTTTTCAATGGATTGGATCCTTCCAAGGTTGGAATGGAATtggatgaagaagatgatgataaaGATGAGTTATCATTGTTTAGGAATCCAAACCAGTCGCTATGGAATGGATCTTTGAATATTAACACGCCTTCTTCTAGGCACTAA
- the LOC122585012 gene encoding AP2-like ethylene-responsive transcription factor At1g79700 isoform X2, whose translation MDLIAPKSGTGLRRRNSFSTSDASSSTVKRRRRCPSMLSLNDPKTIGDENQILTSTTPIVDQSSSVVTATTPTTPTTPTTVKRSSKYRGVSRHRWTGRYEAHLWDKGSWNATQKKKGKQGAYDEEESAARAYDLAAIKYWGTSTFTNFPVTEYEKELEIMENTTKEEYLATLRRRSSGFSRGVSKYRGVARHHHNGRWEARIGRVFGNKYLYLGTYSTQEEAAHAYDIAAIEYRGINAVTNFDLSTYIRWLRTGSNSVGSSGASQSQDQPPPPETISHQVNPLIEEPQFHFGPGSLPLGIPSENQERIDTKMLPDANKESSPSPSALSLLLRSSMFKELVEKNLNAGHEEEHDTKETMKTEGNEFRGMFFNGLDPSKVGMELDEEDDDKDELSLFRNPNQSLWNGSLNINTPSSRH comes from the exons ATGGATTTGATCGCTCCAAAGTCTGGAACAGGTCTAAGGAGACGTAATTCATTTAGCACAAGTGATGCGTCGAGTTCAACTGTGAAAAGACGACGCAGGTGTCCATCTATGCTATCATTGAATGATCCGAAAACCATTGGTGATGAGAACCAGATTTTGACATCAACAACGCCGATTGTGGATCAGTCTAGTAGCGTTGTAACGGCCACCACACCAACCACCCCGACTACCCCAACAACTGTGAAAAGAAGTTCAAAGTACCGGGGAGTCAGCAG ACATCGATGGACAGGAAGATACGAGGCTCACTTGTGGGACAAAGGGTCATGGAATGCAACacaaaagaaaaagggaaaacaAG GGGCATATGACGAAGAAGAATCTGCAGCAAGAGCATACGATTTGGCTGCAATCAAGTATTGGGGAACATCGACTTTCACCAATTTCCCG GTGACAGAATATGAAAAGGAATTGGAGATAATGGAAAATACTACCAAGGAGGAGTATTTGGCCACCTTAAGAAG GAGAAGCAGTGGCTTTTCAAGAGGTGTGTCAAAATACAGAGGGGTTGCAAG GCACCATCATAATGGTAGATGGGAAGCAAGGATAGGAAGGGTTTTTGGCAACAAGTATCTCTACCTAGGCACTTACA GTACTCAAGAGGAAGCTGCCCATGCTTATGATATTGCAGCCATAGAATACAGAGGAATAAATGCAGTAACAAATTTTGACTTAAGCACATATATAAGATGGCTGAGAACAGGTTCCAATTCGGTTGGCAGCAGCGGCGCCTCTCAATCCCAAGATCAACCTCCGCCTCCAGAAACTATCAGCCACCAAGTTAACCCACTCATAGAGGAGCCTCAGTTTCATTTTGGGCCCGGTTCATTACCATTGGGGATACCTTCTGAGAACCAAGAACGCATTGATACAAAGATGCTGCCTGATGCCAATAAGGAATCATCACCTTCTCCTTCTGCTTTAAGCCTTCTCCTTAGATCATCTATGTTTAAGGAACTCGTGGAAAAGAATTTGAATGCAGGACATGAAGAAGAACATGATACCAAGGAGACAATGAAAACAGAAGGGAATGAATTTCGAGGGATGTTTTTCAATGGATTGGATCCTTCCAAGGTTGGAATGGAATtggatgaagaagatgatgataaaGATGAGTTATCATTGTTTAGGAATCCAAACCAGTCGCTATGGAATGGATCTTTGAATATTAACACGCCTTCTTCTAGGCACTAA
- the LOC122585013 gene encoding uncharacterized protein LOC122585013, with product MAMPIGFTRLVFLVGAGYTTSVLLNNGKLSDVLRELPGLFEKNQGEGADGDYVDAVSRQVSRLAMEVRQLASGNQITVVNGGSSASVSSVVVPAAAAGAVGYGYMRWKGLSFSDLMYVTKENMENAVASLKSNLDNVSEAIAGAKKHLIQRIENLHDKVNDQQNRAKRIQDDVNDTLNNVAQIEDNVDSLTEKLSGLTGRMLTLEEKHDLANQGVWYLCDQLDRNRIPAIAHVERLNLPGESSGRFLLSGGMLTHEGMRENADELHPMNSNTTNGAPENRRFRPERTSRLLTRRNTLNLII from the exons ATGGCAATGCCAATCGGGTTTACGAGGCTTGTATTTCTTGTTGGAGCAG GTTACACAACTTCGGTGTTGCTTAACAATGGCAAGCTTTCTGACGTGTTGCGTGAACTTCCT ggtttatttgaaaaaaatcagGGAGAGGGAGCTGATGGTGATTATGTAGATGCCGTTTCTCGCCAG GTTAGTCGGTTAGCAATGGAAGTTCGGCAGCTGGCTTCAGGCAACCAGATCACTGTTGTGAATGGAGGTTCCAGTG CCAGTGTATCATCTGTAGTGGTACCAGCTGCTGCAGCGGGTGCTGTGGGTTATGGATACATGCGGTGGAAG GGACTTTCATTTTCAGACCTCATGTATGTGACAAAGGAAAATATGGAAAATGCGGTTGCAAGCTTGAAAAGTAATCTAGATAATGTTTCAGAAGCTATCGCA GGAGCAAAGAAGCATTTAATTCAGAGAATTGAGAATCTGCATGATAAAGTGAATGACCAACAAAACAGAGCCAAAAGAATTCAAGATGAT GTGAATGATACTCTTAATAATGTTGCCCAAATTGAGGATAACGTGGATTCATTGACTGAGAAACTTTCTGGTTTG ACTGGCAGGATGTTAACACTGGAAGAAAAACAT GATTTGGCTAATCAAGGAGTTTGGTATCTGTGCGACCAGTTAGATCGAAATAGAATCCCTGCCATTGCACATGTT GAACGATTGAATCTTCCGGGTGAGTCCTCTGGCCGTTTTCTCTTATCTGGAGGAATGCTCACTCATGAG GGTATGAGAGAAAACGCTGACGAGTTACATCCCATGAATTCTAACACAACAAATGGCGCACCAGAAAACCGTAGATTTAGACCAGAACGTACATCAAGATTGCTAACCAG GAGAAATACCTTGAATTTGATCATTTAA
- the LOC122584923 gene encoding uncharacterized protein LOC122584923 has product MHRQSLGSPASKLHIHNAIFTGTVAISDDISPSSSSSSSASVTEERKSLHKPLSYSSSSSTNKLIHLIPLLTFLCFLILYLSSHDPSRTDFANVTSGFTAFSSKKSVIDSIDLDDNIGGGFLEIEKNDVITIRSMRNLQQQERHRFHRKFGQ; this is encoded by the exons ATGCACCGTCAATCACTCGGATCACCGGCGTCCAAACTCCACATCCACAACGCTATCTTCACCGGCACCGTAGCTATCTCCGACGACATATCACCGtcgtcatcttcttcttcttccgcCAGCGTAACAGAAGAACGCAAGTCACTACATAAACCTTTatcttattcttcttcttcttctacaaataaacttattcactTAATTCCGTTACTTACATTCTTATGCTTTTTAATTCTGTATTTATCTTCTCACGATCCTTCTAGAACAG ATTTTGCTAACGTCACATCTGGATTCACAGCGTTTTCTTCGAAGAAGTCTGTTATAG ATTCAATTGATTTGGATGATAATATTGGAGGAGGATTTCTAGAGATAGAAAAGAATGATGTAATAACAATCAGAAGTATGAGGAATTTGCAACAACAAGAACGACATCGTTTTCACCGGAAATTTGGTCAATAA